Genomic window (Tenrec ecaudatus isolate mTenEca1 chromosome 16, mTenEca1.hap1, whole genome shotgun sequence):
AGCTGGGGTGGGGTGCTGGCCACAGATGGCTGCTGTGCCGAATGGCTTAGCTGTACAGCTGGTGTGAGCCCCAGCCAGTTGCTCTGGGAGGAgtctggtgtatgtgtgtgtcactTAGACACAGGCTTGTGTCACTGATAGACGGGATGAGATGGCTGTCTCCCGTTTCCAGCAcccagccagggagaggcggAGGGCAAAGGCtgccctgaagccagagaagGGCACGCATGGAGGGTTGGGCGACATCCTCTGGATGGCTCAAGAGGTCACAGCCCAGAAGGGGCTCAAGCCCAGTTGCTTCTCCGTCCTTGGCTGTGTCTCTGGAGAGCGAGTAAACCTCTCTGGACCTCACGGGAGGGTGACATGGACGAGCAGCGCCTCAAAAAGGAAAAATCCCTTTTTTTGAATTCTGTGTTCCCACGGACTTTCGGTGTCCACCCCGTGCTGTGTTGTCCCATGCAGGAGGAAGTAGTGACATGTGGTGGCGGCCAGTCTGCCAGCCAGCTGCCATTGTGACTCACGGATGACACCACGGGACGGACCACAGGGTGCTCTTGGcattcctttccatcctctgacCTTCCCCGGGATTGACCACTAACTGCACCACAAGAGGTTCCTACTGTCTTGTCTGTCACTGCTCTTGTCCCTCAGGTGGGCCAGCGCCGGCACGGACAGCTCTCCATGGGCTGTAGGGGACACATGGGGGTGTACGGAAGAAGACTAGAGGGTCACTGAGCTTGGCCCCAGGCAGGACCTGGCCCTGTTTCACCTTCTCCTAGTCCCCACCCGTCAACTCCAAACTCAAACCCCCAACTCACGGCCCCTGAGTGGGTTCTCATATCGgccctagaagacagggtagaactgcccctgtgagtttccaaggccggaactattgatgggagtagaaagcccaccaaGGCTCCCTGGGAGGGATTTATGAAGTGCCTGCTGGGTCTGTTGTGAGCTCCGAGGAGGTCAGGGAAGCACTCAGCCACCTGCCTGTGGCCTTCCAGGTAGCTGTGATTTCTCTGGGCAGCTTGTTCCCCGGGTTCCCAGCTCCCCAGGGGCTGGGGTGCCGAGTTTGGCTTACTGACCAGCTCTCAGAGGCCCTCCTAGCCTGTTTCTTCTCCCTCTGTGGAATGAAGGGTCCTGGGGTGGGCAGGGGCTGAAGGAGAACCTGGTGCAGAGCTCAGGGGGCTCCTGGGGACCCAGCTGGGTGGGCCACCTGGTTCAGGGTGGGGTGAGGCctggctcccttcctcccctccggagggaggagaaaacaaagtgaAGTCAGGGATGGGGTGTGGCGAGGAGTTTGTGCTCAGACACCAGCTTTGccatgtgaccttggacaagtcattTTACCCGAGTCTGCGGCTTCCTTTCAGAACCCCGTCCTGTGACAAGGAGGATGTGGGGCTCTAGCTGGATACCTaactcacccccctcccccctctctgccatcgagttgatgctgactcacagtgacccttagcACCTggtttgtttctgagactaagcttcacgggagtagaaggcctggTTTTCCTCctccggagtggctggtggtttcaaactgccgaccttgccaccaccaggcctcctccagcTAGGCAGTGGATGGGAACGTGCCTAGCCCCTGTCTGTCCAGCGGATTCTGACTCTTGGCACCCTCAGGTGtcacagagcagaacagcccccATCACTTTCTTGGTTGTCACCTGTAGTAGAGACCCGGTTGGCGGGCCTTTCTTCCGCAGTACTGTGGGCGTGGGTGGGGTCATGGTCAGCGCAAactctgcaccacccaggggcatGAAGTGCTGAGCTcccccagggcttctggaccagtggtgctgGGATGGGCCGGCCAGGAAGATGGCGGCTGCAGTCCAAACAGTCGGCTACCACTGAAGCATGGGGCACAACGTCATGTGGGGAGAGAAACTGGGGAGGCTCTTAGTGCCAGGGGCTCCGTAGCTTGGTCGAGGGGCAGGGCCGCAAGGCTGCAGGCTGTGACCTAGCAGCCACCagactgtgtgtatgctgatataTAGCCGGGGCAGATGGGAGAGTTCTCTCCGCCCCCCCTGAGGGACTCCCCCAAACCAGGAGGTGGGACCCCCCAAGCCAGCCATCTGAAGGCAGTCGGCTTGCCTCCCCGGGCAGGGTTGGGAAAGCAGAAACAATTCAACCACGGAaccatcttttttttcctctttctctttgctTTTAAAACAATATAGTGCAGACTGCACTTCTCACAGTAGAATATAATGGTCAATTTTAGTatataaaaaaaaacattctCAGAGATTTGTAAATGCACTTGGTGCTGGAACAGGCCTTGGAGAGATACAGTACCGCTTCCAGGTGccctgggggcagggcagggcggggCTGGGGGGAGTGGGCCCTGGGGACAGAGGtggggggacccctgccagccctcccCCGCTAGGTGCTGGTCGCTCCCAGGTTAAACCTAGCCCATTGTCCCCTCCCTAGTTTCAAGGAGACCCCTGAGTTAGGCAGGGTGGGGTCAGGTCTCCCAAGGCGGCAGGCCCTCTCCTGCCAGCCCCTGTGTGCGAATTGCGGAAACGGTGCCCCTTCCTTGGGATGTGAATCTGCGGGAGGGGGCAAGTCTAGGATGCGTCCGGAGTCCTCCTGGATGAGGTGCCAGTGTGCAGCCCTGTAAGAtgtactggggggtgggggaaagggggataTAACTTGGGGTTTGGAGACTTGAAATGGGCTTCTGTTAGGAACGTGGGGGGTAGCGGGAGCATGGGGAGAGGAAGgactgggtgaggggagatggttAGTCCTTGAGGCTCCCATTGGAGTGGGCTCCGCCTACAGTGACTagttggagggggagggggacagtGAGGGCACAGAGATTCCCTCTGGGCCCCCTTTGCTCCGTTCCCAGGCTGCTGGGCGGGTCTGACCCAGTCCCTAGCTGGAGTGTCCTACCCTGGGGAATGGAGCAAGCCATTCTGTTTCCCAATGGGTCTCtcgctcccccaccccatcccccaccccgccTCTGCCATGGCTGGAGGAAGGCGCAGACTCCAGCGGCTGACCCTGCCCTCGCATGTCCTGGGCCGCCAATGCAGGAGGGGTGATCATGCAGCCAGTGTGACTGCAGCCCGCCTGGCTTCCCCTGCGGGAGGAAGCAGCCACCCATCTGCCCTCCAGCCGGACTCCCCCAGCGTCCCTCCAGCCCATCTGTGCGTGCACGTGCCCGGCGGGCCTTATCTGTAGACCGGCAGGCGGATGTGGGCGTGCTGGTGGTCGAGCAGCCGGGGCACGGCCACCGTCTCATAGCCTTTGCCCAGCATCTGCTCCTTGATGCATGGCGGCCGGATGTCATTGATAAGATACTCCAGCGACTGCAGGCTACTGCTCAGCGCGGCCGTGTTGCACATGCTCTTGCTGGGCAGGCCGGCCAGCGCATCCGTGGGGGGCCCTGCCAGCTCTCGGGCCACCCCCGGCCCCAGCTCCGTCACTGTCACCGTGGGGTTGTAGCACTCGCTGGTGGGGGTCACCAGCACGCTGTTCCAGGGCGTAGCAAAGTACTGGCCCACGGCGAAGTTGGCCGGCAGCCCAATGCCGCAAGTGAGGGGCGATCCTCCAGCCCGCTCGTATGTGCGCCCCGCGCACACCTCGGGGGACTTGCTGGCCACCGTGTTGCTGCTGTAGGCACGCAGCGGCTGGGGCAACGGCGGGGGCGGCTTCTGCGGCCACAGCAAGTAATCCAGGCCGCCGTCTGTGTAGCCTGCAGGCTTGGCTGCCCCAGCCAAGGTCAAGGCTGGCGTGGCCCCGGGGCCCAGCTCGCCACCGCTGCCCTTGCGGCAGTCGGGCAGCCCGGCGGCGGCCGAGTAGGCCAAGCTGGGGAAGCTGGGCGTGGGGCCGTGCTTGGCGGGACTGGGGTGTGGCACAGCCCCGGCCTGGCAGGCGGCAGGCATGGCCACAGCCTGGCAGGCAGCAGGCACAGTGCCCGGGGCCTGGCACTGCTGGTTCAGCTGGTACAAGATGCTGTGGATGGAGGGGAGGTTGGAAGGCTGCAGCGGCAGGCCCCGGCCGGGCAGGGGGATGACGGCCGCCGGCAGGCCGGCCAGCGGGGCAGGCGCCTCGGGTGGCTTGGGGTAGGTCAGGGGCCCCAGAGTGCTGGGCGCTGGGTAGGGGGCGATGCCCACCTGCACAGCGGCTGGCGAGAGCTTGGTCCGCTTGCCCTCGGCGCTCTTGAGCACACTCTTGGCTGGCCCGGTGGGCACAGCCCCGCCGGCGGAGGAGGAGGCGGAGGCGGCAGCGGCGGCCTTGACGATGGTCAGCAGGCCCTGGTAGCCGGCGGCGTGCTGTGGGTAGGGGCTGTAGCGCTGGCCACTGGTGTCGTAGCCGTTGACGGTGCGGCTCAGGTGCTTGTGCTGCGGCACACGGATGTTGGTGGGGAAGATCTTGACCGACAGCGGGCTGTTGGCCACCTTCTCGGCGTAGGCGTCCAGCTCGGCCGCGCTGGGGTAGCGGGCGGAATGCATGGAGCTGGCGGCTGGTTCACCTGCGAAGGGAgacaagcggggagggagggggcagtgtgaGAACTCTGGCTTCCGAGGAAAATGACTAAGCCCCTGATCggtgctggtctacccacctctcCTGGCCTTGTCGCCGTTCGTGGAAAACACGTGGAGGAAATGGCACATGCTATTAAATAGCTTGAACCTTCACAAGCAGACTGCGCCTGCAGAGaatcccccccactcccaccccacccttctcTCAGGCCAAGAAAATGAACCCCGCCGGCTCCCTGGGACCTCTGCCCTCCCCAGGCTGTCGCCTCGTCAAAGGAAATTCTCCGGTCGCCTTCGTTGGCCCCCTTTTGCGGCCGTCTGTGCCTGTGATGGTCACACCGTTGGGCAACGTGGTGGCCCTTGGCTCTCGCTACAGGACGAAAGGACATGGTATACTCCCCACTCCTGCTGCTTCTGACACCCACATACCCCCACACACCCGCTACAGCAAACATGCCCACTTTTCTCCCCCGTTTAATAATTTATTGAGTTTTCCGTGAAAGTGTACCCTGGTGGGCTCAGGTCCCATCCAACAATTTCCATACAGACTGTTGGCGTGGCACCAGTTACGAGAAGCCGTCCTATACGTAGCCCCTGGTGCATGCATGCCCTGAACTCTGTTGGGGACCCACCCGGAAGTGGGGTTACTGGCCTGAGGGGATGCGCATGCTTAGcttaaggggtcctggtggcgaaATGGGTAAGTGCCCCATTGGGGAGAAAAGGTCTGGTCCCCTAAGGACCACAGCCCTGTCAACTCTAGCGGGGGCGGCCTGCTCCGTCTCACAGGCTCGCCCCAGCCCCTGGCTACAGCAGCCACAGGTTGGACTTTGGGGGACCAAGACGCCAAAGTCTGCAAGATTGGCCCCCACCAGCAGATGGGAAGTTCCTTAATCCTCTCTCCATGCATCACCTGTCTCTTAATTGACTGACACCCCTGCATGGTGCTTATGCGGATCATCTGTCAACCAGATGATGGgggcttgctggcccagggccagaTTAGGACCCTCAAGACACCCACCTTAGGACGCCACTGGGGCTGGGTTAGAACTCTTCCCCCACTGCACCCTGCCCTGGGCACCACCCCCTCAAGCATGGGTCAAGGCACTCCCCTGACTGGTTAGGGACTCTGGGGGCAGGTTAGGAATCCCAGGGCCGGGTACGGCATATGACTACATTGTGCCGGGTGTCCGGAGTAAGGGTGGACATGAGGCCATGAAATCCAAGGCTGTGGCCACTGGCTTCAGGCTCAGATGCCCTGTTTGGTCGGGAGGATGGGCACCACTTGGCCCCAGAGAGAGTTCAGATGTGCGGGAAGCAGTGTGAGCAAGACAAAGCCACGGCAGAAGGGTCACTCTGCTCCGACCTCACGTACAGGAAATAACGCAAATGCAGAGGGGCAGGCAAGAGGACTTGGGGTCctcggggtgggagggaggggacgcAGTTGTTCAAGGGTGACGGTGTTgacagggctggggtggggggagaatccCACGAAAACAATACAGGTCGCCCAGCATGAAGACGGTGATCAAACACTGAAGGTGCGGGGGGGAAGACGGGGCAGGTGGGAATGACTGAATCACTGGGGTCCATTTGCAGCTGTTTCCACCACGCACCCATACAGAGGTGTGTTTATGAGGAGGGGCTTGATCCCCTTGCCAGTCTCCCCTCATCCTTGCTACCCAGAACCTCGGAGTCCACCTGTCACCTTCAGCCAGTGTGGTGCCCACTGCCTTTTCTCCCGAGCACAGAACTGAGTGTGAGCTGGGTGACAGGCTAACTGTCCCCCGCCAGAGGGGAAGGTGGGTCACTGGCAGGTAGGACCGCCCCCCCtgctcccaagacccttctgaatGGAGGGGATGGGGCTTTGGAGTTGGCTGGGCCTGGGTGGAGTCCTGGTGTGGGCGCTGTAGCCTGGACAAAGCCtacagtggtggggggagggcactGCTAACCTTCGATCCAGAAGCTGGCGGCTCAAGCCCAccagggtgcctcagaagaaaggcctggcaatctgctgctGGCACTCAGCCCCCCcttctggggggggggagtgtttcCACTCTTACACACTCACTGGGATCCACGCAGTGGCAGCTGTTTTCCTGTTTTTGTCTTTCGTGGCCCTGGGCACACATGCTctgctgagcctcagtttctccacatGGGGCATAGGCAGCCTCCAGGAGCAACGGTGCAAGGGCTGAggtgggatggcagtgagtcacgcGGCAGGGCAGGCTAGCGGGGGCCAGTGTTCGGCATCATGCTCATGTCCCCTTTTCCCAGGAGCAAACTCCTCCAGGGCTCAAGCTGCGGACACGGGCGGGCCTGGCATTGTGCTCGgagccaaagacagaccccacAACCCCACCCTGTGGCTCCTCACCACTCAGGCGGCCCCACAGTCACCTCCATCCTCTCAGAGCCTCCCCGCAGAGCTCCCGCCCATCTGCACACATTCATGCTATGGGGTGGCGGGGGCAGCAGGGGAACCCAGGGAGGCTGACCCCGCTCTGGCTGCCAAGACCACCTTCTCCAGGCAGAGAAAACCCACAGGCAGGCACAGGGGTGAGGCTGAGGTGCGGTGGGAGCTGGCAAGGCCTTTaagtgagaggtggggggagggcaggaaggACCACAAAGGGGCCTTTCTGCAACACCCCCTCCCGGGAACCACCTGGCAATGTCCGGAGACCTGTGTGGTGGTCACAACTGAGGGTGGGGATGTGACTGACCTCTAGTGGGTAGGGACCAGAGATGCCAACTCATGCCCCCACAGTGCTCAGGCCAGTCCCCCCACACAGAGAGCTCCTCACTGGTCGGGGGTGTCCTGCAGGGCTTTCacagctgtgacctttcagaagcacacCCCCGGGCCTCTTCCAAGGTGCTGCTGGGCGGGGTCCAATCATTGGCCTTTGGCTCACAGTCAAGCGTGTAACCGGAGGCCGGAAATACAGGCAGGGCCCAGGGCACTGCCCCAGGAGGTATTAAGGCAGGGCAGAGCGGATCCTGCAGGTAGCAGCCAGCAGAGGGGCACTGCTCTGTCCTTGCCTGGGCCAGGTGCTGGGGCTGACCCTGGGCCAGCTACGGGCCCCCATCTTGGGGTAGCCCCTCTTCGGTGGCCTAAAATAAACTCGGTGTAGAGAATGGAAATGTCACTTTGGCCAACGGGGGAATCTTTCTCTGAGGTTGGATTTAAACTACATTATACAAGCAATTTCATGGGCACTTAGCGCCGCTCGGAGTCCcgcggaaaaaaaaagagaaaaaagggcCCAGCTCTTCATTTACCAGCCGTAAATCAGCGGTTGCTATAATGAGCACAAAAATGTCACTTTTTTGCAATTTTACAGATGAACAAAACTGGCGAAATTAACTGTGGTAACCTACGGTCGTCAGCAGAAGCAGTGGCTGCCGGGGGGGAAAAATTATATCTGTATGTATTTTTGTCGCTCTCAGACTCTCTTCCCAAGCAAGTTTCCGCCATTGTGGTATGAACTCATTTGTCCTCACCATTATACTTTCATTTGGAGTTTATCTTGAATATCCAATGAGCCACCAGCTGTGAAAATGATTAAATCTACAAAATCTATCTAGTGGATGGAATACATTAAATGTTTAAAGCcaaaaggaagtgtgtgtgtgtgtgtgtgtgtgtgtgtgtgtgtccatcagTCCGTCCATCCGGGGGAGAGTGATGGCTCCTCTTGGGCCCCGTTGCTGACATGGGGATCCAGCTCGGCCCTGTAtggtcagcagggctgagtgaggCCAGCTAGCTGGCCGGGTTTTGGCGGGCACCGCCATTGCTGGGGTGGCAGCCTGCACAAGGTTCCGTGGCCCCTGTCTTTCTCGACTCCTCTCGTCCGGCTTGCCCAAGGCCCTTGAGAGTTCATGCTCGTACTTGGCAGTCAGTTTCCAAGAGGTCTCTCACCATGATGGCTACTCCTGGTTTACTCCCTCGATGAGTAGGGCCGGCCTAGGTAACCGGTTAGATACTGTGGAGGTGGTCCTATGGGACTTCTGTGGCTAGGTCATAAGAGACGTTGTGTTACCTGCCCCTCACTCTCGGGGAAGTGGCCGTTATGAGGATACATGAGTAGCCTAGATGGGGGAAACGGAGGCCCCCCCCAGCCCTCAGGGAGTGTGGAACTGAGGTCTCCAGTCAATAGGCAGTGAGGACTGAGCCCCCAGCAAGGAGGAATCAGGGTCCCCAGCCACGAGGCAGTGAGGACTGGGAGGGCCCCCTCCCCAGTCAAGCTTTCAGGTGAGGGCAGCCTGGTCACCCCCAGAAAGCAGCCTCATGAGAGACACTgagcagacaccccccccccccccccccccggctcagCCACTCTCCGAGTCCTGACACACAGAAACCAGGGAAGAGAATAAATGATGGTGTTTTTAAGCCACAAAGTTGGGTGTGGCTGACATTAAGTTACACATTACAACCTAACTGCTTAAAATGAAAGCAccgaaaaaaattcaagccttgagttgcaacattgaaagatcCTATGAGCAAACTACCGAGTGATGCAGTAAGCCTATCCAGTCACCGTACCATAACAGAACGAGTgacattccaccacttcaggaggtagcagatgagcaagacCCAGTGATGCTAAAGCAGCccaggctgcactgaaggcattcaccaaaaacaagactccaggaattgatggaatgccaatggaaACAGTCCAATAAGCTggcgaagcactggaagcactcgttcATGTATGCCAAGGAATGTAGAAGACAGCGACTTGGCCGACAGGCTGGAAGAGACCTGTATTTCTGTCCACTCCTAAGGCAGGTGACCCACCGGGATGTGCATGGGCCAGAGCAGTACCACGGCTCTCACATGCGTATCAATTTGCGCTGAAGATCACCCTCGGACAGCTGCAGCAGTGATTCAGAAGAGAGTGTGAAACAAGGGCCATCAGATTTGCCGATGCCGTCAGAGTTTCAGAtgggccttggccccaaagtagaGACCAGAACGACGTTTTCATGCGTCGGATCGACGTGGGcccaggcatttgactgtatggagcATAAGAAACTATGGGCAGCCTGGTGTTCATgcggaatttgtacatggatcacgaggcagttgtGGGACCAGAACAAGGGGCTCCGGTGTGGAGCAGATCCGAGAAGCCGGATTACATGAAGGCGGCGGCATcgggaatttgtacatggatcacgaggcagttgtGGGACCAGAACAAGGGGCTCCGGTGTGGAGCAGATCCGAGAAGCCGGATTACATGAAGGCggcggcatcgggattggagggaggctgatCAACCACGCCTTGCTTGCTGGCGGGGAGGAGGGCTTGGGAGCACTTGCTGGTGTGGACATCAAGGACCGCAGCCCTCAGGTTGGATTATGACATAATGTACAGAATCCCCCAAGTCCTCACGACTG
Coding sequences:
- the FAM222A gene encoding protein FAM222A; the encoded protein is MHSARYPSAAELDAYAEKVANSPLSVKIFPTNIRVPQHKHLSRTVNGYDTSGQRYSPYPQHAAGYQGLLTIVKAAAAASASSSAGGAVPTGPAKSVLKSAEGKRTKLSPAAVQVGIAPYPAPSTLGPLTYPKPPEAPAPLAGLPAAVIPLPGRGLPLQPSNLPSIHSILYQLNQQCQAPGTVPAACQAVAMPAACQAGAVPHPSPAKHGPTPSFPSLAYSAAAGLPDCRKGSGGELGPGATPALTLAGAAKPAGYTDGGLDYLLWPQKPPPPLPQPLRAYSSNTVASKSPEVCAGRTYERAGGSPLTCGIGLPANFAVGQYFATPWNSVLVTPTSECYNPTVTVTELGPGVARELAGPPTDALAGLPSKSMCNTAALSSSLQSLEYLINDIRPPCIKEQMLGKGYETVAVPRLLDHQHAHIRLPVYR